The Chloroflexota bacterium nucleotide sequence ATTCTTAGGGGAGGTGCGCGGCGGCTGCGCCGCCGCGCACCTCCCCGTTAGCTTTTCCCCTGCTCCCCCGCGCGCGCGGGGGAGCAGGGGCAGGGGATGAGGGGGCATATTGGCAGCCGACTCCAAAATGAGAATTGCTGTGCCACAAGATCACGCCCGCCGAATTGGGGTATAATGCATCAATCGACACATTCTCTTGCGGAGAGACACGACGCCATGAGTGACCGCATTCTGGTCATCGAAGATGAGCCCAAGATCGCCGATATGATCCGGCGCGGTCTCATCTATGAGGGCTACACGGTGGACATCGCGCCCGACGGCGAGAAGGGGCTGGCCGCGGCGCGCGACAACGTGCCCGATCTGGTCATTCTGGACGTCATGCTGCCCGGCGTCGACGGATTCGAGGTCGCCCGGCGGCTGCGCGCCGGCGGCGACGTGCCAATCCTCATGCTCACTGCGCGCGATGCCGTGTCGGACAAGGTGCACGGGCTGGATGTTGGCGCGGACGACTACCTGACCAAGCCGTTTGTCTTCGACGAGTTGAACGCCCGCGTGCGCGCGCTCCTGCGCCGCCACCGGCCCGCCGAGGCGCGTGCCATCCTGCGCTACGCCGACCTGTCGCTCGACCAGAACACGCGCGAGGTCAAGCGCGGCAACCGCCGCATCGAGTTGACGACCAAAGAGTTCGATCTGCTGGAACTGTTCATGCTGCACCCGCGCCAGGTGCTCACGCGCGACACGATCTACGAGCGCATCTGGAACTACGATTTCGGCGGCGAGTCGAACATCATCGAGGTGTATATCCGCTACCTGCGCGGGAAGCTCGAAGCCGACAGCGAGCCGCGCCTGATCCAGACGGTACGCGGCGTCGGCTACGCGCTGCGAGAAGAGTGATGCGCCCGTTGAACGGGCGCGGGCCGCGCGACGGCGGGCCGCGCTCGATGTCCATCCGGCTGCGGCTGACGCTCTGGTACAGCGCCCTGCTGGCGCTGGTGCTCGCGATCTTCACGATCCTGCTCTACGGCTTTTTCACCTTCCGCCTGCACGCCGAGGTGGACCGCGAGCTCGACACGCGCCGCGACCAGTTGGAGGGCGTTATTCAGGACGCCGTGCGCCGCGAGCCGCTGCTGTTCCTGCGCACCGGCCGTATCAACATCCCCCCGATTGATGTGTTCTCGTCGCCCGGCATTGTCGTGCAGGTTATGCGCGCCACCGACGGTGAGGTACTGGTGTCGTCGGAAAACGCCGGCGGCTCCCCGCTGCCGCGCGATGCCGCAACCCTGGACCCCGCGCGCAACGGGCAGAACACCTACGTGACGATTGCCGGCGAGAACCGTGTGCGCTTCCGCCTGCTCACTGCGCCGATCCTGGTTGGCGGCCGCGTGGTCGGCATTATCCAGGTGGCCGGCTCGCTGCAGAGCGTGGAGCGGACGCTCAACCTGCTCGGGCTATCGCTGCTGATCGGCACGCTGGCGGCCCTCACCGTGGCCGCGCTGATCGGATACGGCCTGGCTGGTTCGGCGCTTAAGCCGATCGACGAGATCGCCCGCGCCGCGCACGCCATCGCGCAGACGCGCGACCTCGAAAAGCGCGTGCGCGAGACGCACAACGCCGACGAGGTCGACCGCCTGGCGATCACGTTCAACGAGATGCTCCAGCGCCTCGAGAACCTGTTCCTGACCCAGCAGCGCTTTCTGGCCGACGTATCGCACGAACTGCGCACGCCGCTGACGATCATTCGCGGCAATCTGGCGCTGCTGTTCAAGACGAGCGCGCCCGACACGCAGGAGGTCGTGCGCACGATCGACGGCGAGGCCGGGCGCATGTCGCGCCTGATCGCGGACCTGCTGCTGCTGGCGCAAAGCGATGCCGGGGCCGTGTCGATGAAGCATGAGTCGGTCGAGATGGACACGCTCCTGCTCGATGTGTACCGCCAGGCGCGCGTGATGGCGGCACAGCGCGACGGCAACCTCAAGATCGTGCTCGGCGAGGAAGACCAGGCGGTTGTCGACGGCGACCCGGACCGGCTGAAGCAACTGGCGCTCAACCTGGTGGACAACGCGATCAAGTACACGCCCGGCGGCGAGATTCGCCTGTCGCTGCACAAGCAGAACCGGCAGGTCGGCCTGCGCGTGAGCGACACCGGCCCGGGCATTCCGCCCGCGGACGTGCCGCACATCTTCGAGCGCTTCTACCGCGTGGACAAGGCGCGCACGCGCGAAACGGGCGGCACGGGGTTGGGTCTCTCGATCGTGGACTGGATCGCGAAGATGCACGGCGGCTACGTGCAGGTGCAGAGCGAGCCCGGCAAGGGCAGCGTGTTCACGCTCTGGCTGCCGGAAAAAGGCAACGGAACAAACGGAACTCCTCCGGCGTCTCAAAAGCAG carries:
- a CDS encoding response regulator transcription factor — its product is MSDRILVIEDEPKIADMIRRGLIYEGYTVDIAPDGEKGLAAARDNVPDLVILDVMLPGVDGFEVARRLRAGGDVPILMLTARDAVSDKVHGLDVGADDYLTKPFVFDELNARVRALLRRHRPAEARAILRYADLSLDQNTREVKRGNRRIELTTKEFDLLELFMLHPRQVLTRDTIYERIWNYDFGGESNIIEVYIRYLRGKLEADSEPRLIQTVRGVGYALREE
- a CDS encoding HAMP domain-containing histidine kinase; its protein translation is MRPLNGRGPRDGGPRSMSIRLRLTLWYSALLALVLAIFTILLYGFFTFRLHAEVDRELDTRRDQLEGVIQDAVRREPLLFLRTGRINIPPIDVFSSPGIVVQVMRATDGEVLVSSENAGGSPLPRDAATLDPARNGQNTYVTIAGENRVRFRLLTAPILVGGRVVGIIQVAGSLQSVERTLNLLGLSLLIGTLAALTVAALIGYGLAGSALKPIDEIARAAHAIAQTRDLEKRVRETHNADEVDRLAITFNEMLQRLENLFLTQQRFLADVSHELRTPLTIIRGNLALLFKTSAPDTQEVVRTIDGEAGRMSRLIADLLLLAQSDAGAVSMKHESVEMDTLLLDVYRQARVMAAQRDGNLKIVLGEEDQAVVDGDPDRLKQLALNLVDNAIKYTPGGEIRLSLHKQNRQVGLRVSDTGPGIPPADVPHIFERFYRVDKARTRETGGTGLGLSIVDWIAKMHGGYVQVQSEPGKGSVFTLWLPEKGNGTNGTPPASQKQ